From the genome of Chionomys nivalis chromosome 9, mChiNiv1.1, whole genome shotgun sequence:
aggactattacacagagaaaccctgtctcaaaaaacaaaagcaaaaagaaagatttcttttctttatttatgtgtatatatgtgctgcttgtcacctgagtgctggggtctgaACCCTGGTCCTTAGGATTGCACAgcagctctcaaccactgagGCATTCGCAGCCTCTGGCACTGAGGGTGTAAAGCGGCCTTTGGTGTTCAGGATTTTATTGATCTGTCTGTGTAAGTTTAAGGGAAGGtgttttttgttgtggttttgttggttttgttttttgctttttgagttgGGAGTCTTGGTAAGTGGAGAacctcctgactctgtctcctgaatgctgagattaaaagcatgtgccaccatacctggcctaaGTGGggaaaaagacttttttaaaaattaattgccgattttttatgcatatgagtgtttttttctgcatgtatatctgtacatCACATACTGGCTCGTGCTGGATGAGGTCAGACTCATCTTCccagttccctggaactggagttatggatgactgtgagccacatgGTGGACGCTGAGAACCAGTCCTGGGTCCTCTGGCAAGAGCAACAAAGTGCTCctaatccactgagccatctctccagcccccagtgttgttttacttttttaaaattctttttaagtcTCCATTAAATCCTGCCTGTTAATCTAAATAATacaaaaaacagacagaaaacactGCTGTCATTTGGAAATTTCTGGAGAAATGCTAAGTGCATCACTTCCTCCATATGTAAATATTGCCAGCTCTCACACTCCTTCCTCGGCATCCGTCCTCCTTTGCCCTTGGCTGAATAAGAAGTTCCCCAGGGATCCTCCAAATTCATACTGAGAGAACCTAGTTATTCATTTTTCCATAACCTTTTCCAGTCACTCATTTCCGGCAAATGTTTACTACATGTAGGAAGTGGGAAAACAAAGAATGTATTTTTGTAGTTGTGCCTGTTGGGATTTAATGATGTttttcatagtttaaaaaaaatatattttaagctgGTAGTGGTgttttacacctttaatcccagctctcggcaggcagaggcacgtggatctctgaatttgagtacagcctggtctacagagtgagctcagggacagccggggctacatagcaaaaccctgtcttgataaaccaaaaaaaaaaaaaagagcaaaaaaataaaagttctaatTTAATCATGGTTCCTCAAAACTCTTCTATTTTTTCAAAGCACATAGAACTTGGACAGCCTCAGAGATAAGTTTGCAAGTCAGTAAACTCAACTCTCCTAGTAAACGGAGCCCCACACCCCAGTGCAGAGAACCAGCCTTTCCCAGACGGGCAGCTGGGTAAGGGAGACTGGCGGGGCATGGCAGTGGAGATCTGGGACCAGCAGCGATCCTTTCACAATTAACCAGACAGCAGACACAGCACAATGAGTCAGTGCCTTCAGCTGGATTGAACTGGGCTCCTGCCTGTCACATGCCAAGAGCTTACCCTCCAAtctaggacaccaggaacaaATGCAATGATCCTAAGGTAGAGAAATGTGAAATGTCCTTTTTCCCGCAGATTACATTTTGGCGGGATTATTCCCTGAAAGGACCGACCACGCGATCAGGTAAGGTGAACTACAGACGGGCGCGCCATCCTCACTCTCACCATTGTAACACATTTTCGTTTTCGTGTTTGAGTTTGGCTATTGCTCAACGTGCATACCAAGGACGGTTTCTCAATTATGTGCTGAGCTGTGAGAGACAGAGGCTACCTTCTTCTGTTTACATACTGAAAATCAAGTTTGGTGAGATATTAGGGAAATGAGATAAGGGCTTAAAGGTTGTTTAAGCCGCTGGGCTAAGTTAAAACTTGCACAAAAGTAAGACTCTGTGAGTTTCAGCTTATAAAATAGTACAACTTTATCTTTTGTTAGCATTACAAGTGAACAAAATACCCATGACAAGTAAATGAGATTGCTGGGTAAGGCTGAAGGTCGGGCTGGGGCTGCAGCACATAGAGAATGCTTAACTACAAATTCATGCACCTGGACTTGATCTCcagaaaggaacacacacacacacacacacacgcatgcacacgcactcGGTACGGGCGTGCCCACAGTGAGGCAGTGAAGTGATTGCATGAAGCCTAGGAGACcacagctcccccacccccaccccatccccaggagcaggaagaagagaaagactgaAGATGTATCTTAGTGGTAGAACACATGCTTAGCCTGGGTTCAGTCTGCAACACCAAGAGAAGAACAAGAAGCACCATGAGGACAGCATTAGAAGTCGTAgcttctgggaaagggaaagCCCCTGCCTTACCTGTAGTGGTCATCTCaagctgtttgcttttctttataatggTTTGATACATAATAATTGTACCTGTTTATGGAATACAGTGTGGTGTTTAAACACTTATATACAATGTGTGGTAATCAAATCAGGACAATTAGCATATCTGTCACATCAAACATTTGCCATTTATTGAGGTTTTTTAAATATCCACTAGATTATCAACAATAGTTATTCCAGCTTGCTACTGACTGGTCCTACTTGATCGTCATTCTGTTCCTGATAACCAATTTTTTGTAATGCCTTCCACCTGTTTCTCCTAGCTGCCTTTGATTCTTTCATTCGTCTTAGGCGCCTCCTGTAGGGACTGTGACATGGCTGCCTAATAAATGTAGCCACTTACGTCTAGCCGAGCCAAGGACATGTTTATCGCACTTACTGTTGGATATTCTTCATATAATGTGACTTacttaagtaaaaaaataataaacataattagGAGTCTAAGAAATATCATGTAAgagctggcaaaatggctcagtaggtagagatgcttgccaccaaacccacGTTCAACTCTCATGGTAGTAGGCAAAAACAAACTCtcaaaaactgtcctctgacatacacacatgtgtcatgacaacatgcccacacacaataaatatttttcaaaaagagaaaaataaatttaaataacaaatattatttaattttttcaggtagAGTCTCTAACACAAAGActttaagataaataaatgttGTCTGGCAGTAttgttgtgcacacctttaatcccagcactcaggaatcagaggcaggaggatctctgtgtgttcgaggccagactggtctacagagccagcaaaggctacacagagaagccctgtctcaaaaaagcaatgAATAAATAAGTCAGTTATCAATTATGAATTCTCCTTAATAATGTGTGGAATTTATTGAAATTATAGATGATGCTTTTCAGTCATGCTATTAACTTATTTTACTGCTTCCTTTTAAGATGCTAACAAAGAGAAGATAGATGTTATGGGCCTTCTGACTGGACTAATTGCTGCTGGAGTATTCTTGGTTATTTTTGGCCTATTTGGTTactatctgtgtatcaccaaatGTAATAGGCAGTCATATCTGGGGTAAGTCAACCATTAACTTCATTCATGTacattctgttttgttatttaagTGGGTCAGACTGATAGCTGTTTGTTTTGAGGTTTTTACTTTAGAACAATCCTAGATAATCAAAAAGATTGCAAAGGCAGTTCAGAGAAATTTTGTTCACCCTTTGCTCAGTTTCTCTCAATATTTCCAATTATGTTACCATATTAGATCTGTCGAAACTAAGGAAATATGACcggagatgtggctcagtagtCAACTGCTTTCTGCACAAGCgtaagtcctgagttcagatcaccaGCAGTTAGAAAAGCTTGGTGGGGCAGCACGAGCCTGTAATCCAACTTCCGGGAGGTGGGGACACAGGCttcctagggcttgctggccagcccagGTTACTCAGCAAATTCCTGGTCAGGgggagaccccgtctcaaaaatcaAGGAGGAGTGTAATTGAGAAAAACACTGATGCTgacctctgacacacacacatgagcacgcgcacacaatgcacacacacacatgcgcacgcacacacaatgcacacacatatgtgcgtgcacacaatgcacgcacacatgcgcgcgcgcacacaatgcacacacacgcgcgcacacacacacacacacatactgtactATCATCATTAACTAAACTCTATACTTACATTTTGCCAGTTTCTCTGTTAGTGTCCTCTCCCTACTCCAGGGCCTGTTAAGGCCCCACACAACATCTAATTCCGTCTTCCCAGAATCTAGGCTGACAGATGTTTTAACATCCACATTAACAATCTAATGATGCTACTTCTAAAATTTCTTAAATGTATTTATctatttagtgtatgtgtgtatgggcacCTGTGTGTCGTGGCAAACGTGTGCTAAAGATGCTATTTCTAAGATCCTTCGAAAGAATACAAGATCTAGGTGTAGCTGCTCAGATCTacaatcccagcagtcgggaggtaGGGAAACAGGATTCAAGATCAGTACCAGTCTGGGCTCCATACAGAGACCAGAGACGCCAGTCAGCAGCGGGCACTTGCCTCGAATGCACACACCACTCCTGCGACACTGCTGCCCCATTGTGACTGTGTCACAAACAGGACGTCCAGCAGTTTAGTGGGTCATAAGCCTAATAGATCTGTGTAGAATTTAAGGACTGAGGGtttaactcagttggtagagtgcttgcctagtgtgcaagAAGCCCCggcttcagttcccagtaccgcataagcctggtgtggtggcacacgcctacaAACACTAGCACTACGAAGGTGGAGGCCGCCAGAGGGTCAGAAGTTCCGAGATCACCCTCGGCTACATAACAAagtggaagccagcctgggacatAGGACACTTTGTTTCAAGGGAGAGGGGACTGGCTTTAACCTATTACTGAtaccttaaaattaataaaattattaccaATTAAGGATTAAATAGTACATTAGCAGAGATCGATAAGAATTCATAGGGACCATAATAATGTGCAAaactgtcttggttagggtttctactgctgtgataaaaagcaacttgaggaggaaagggtttgtttggcttacaaaTCCTGGGTCACAGTCTACTGAGGAAAACCAAGGCCGGAACTCGGAGACAAGAACTGAAGTAGAGGCCGCGGAGGGGCTCTGCTTCCTGCGGTGCTCCCCCGGCCTGTTCAGCCCGCCCGCCCTCTTTATCTTCTttattgggtttttcttttcttttcttttcttttggttttggttttaattttttgaagacaggatttctttctgtAACAGTCCGGGCtttactggaactcactctgtagaccaggctggcctcgaactcacagagatccacctgactctgcctcctgagtgctgggactaaaggcgtgcgccaccactgcccagctaggtaACTGCATCTCATGCCAAGCTGACAAAAGCTAATGCAGTTGCCGAGCATCTTGGTGATTCAGTGTGGAGACATTTCTGAAAGGCACACCAGGCCTAAGCAGGCTGCTAGTACTGATGCTCACGTATTCCTGCTCACACTTTCAAAGTCAACGAAGAGGCTCATACTGGGGACCCCATATCCTTTTCCCACTGCTCGGAACCGAGCCCAGGCCTCACCCGGGGGAAGCGAGTGTCTCTCACACAGGTggggcaagtgttctaccaccaaGTAATAGCCCCACCCTGGACTGGTTACAAATGGAAGGTGTttgtgcattttaattttttattcaacaatttatttactcttatttcatgtgcatctgtgttttacttgcatgtatgtctgaatgagaatgccagatcccatggaactggagttacagacatttgtgagctgctatgtgggtgctgggaattgaacccaggtcctctggaagagtatccagtgctcttaaccactgagccatctctccagcccccattttaaTTTGAGCGGGGGGGGGGCatgttttcaaaacagggcttcactctgtagccccagctgtcctggaactcactctgtagatcaggttggccacgaactcacagagatctatctgcctgcctctgcctcctgtgttctgggttttaaggcatgcagcaccactgcccagcattttgttcattttaaaagatgattatACAACCATTCAAGTCTAAATGTAGACCAATATGAAACCAGAAAATTTTAATTGCACTCTTTAAACTAATGGGATAAGACTGTTCTTAATTATTTCATATCAGATATAAATAAATGATGGAATAATTTGCAGAGGAAGAATACTCACTTAGTAATTAGAAGGCAAAGGTTCTCATGCTAATTCTGCTACTGTTTAATAATGGATCTAATAATGGATCTGAAAGCAAATTCTCCCCTCGCTCTCTGTCATTTGAGACATTATCTAGGTAACTtatgctagcctcaaactctgtaTCCCAGGTGGGCCTTGAATTAATAAATTCCAAAAtctgaaattacaggcatacCACTAAGCCCCATTAaattccttaatttaaaaaaaaatattatttttgcatATGTGCTTACTtgtgtgaatttatgtgcaccacatgtgtgcaagtgcctGAGAATGCCAGAGaacattgaatcccctggagctggagttacaggcagttgtgagctaactggtgtgggtgctggggaccaaagagttctctggaagggcagtgtACtatcttaatagctgagccatctctcctgccctccttAAGTTTTCCTCATCTTTGAAAtgaataggaaaaacaaaaaaccttcctCTAAAAATTTCatagtatctttttctttcttttgccggTTTTATGATTTTGGCTGTTAGTTCATtagaattatcattttaaaggttacttacttaaaaataaaaatcctttataTGGGATCAGTAAATACAAAGGACACATTTCTCCACAACATTTAGTAGAGTATATTTCCTCAGGGACTAGGGATGAAGTTCTCTTAGTATAGTTCTTGCTTAGCAtgcaaagccctgagtttgatttgTAGCCCCACATAAGCCAGGAGTGGACCGTGACTgccatcctagcacttgggaggaagagctGGGGGATCAGGAATGCAAGAGCATCCTCAGCAATATAGCCAGTCCAAGGCCAGCACAGCATTCCCATTAGCTCATCTGAGAGAATCACttgttattttattgctatgtgaATGTCTGAAAAGGTATCGATAATGAAGATTAAGGTCTTCAAATTTTTTCATCCTATTTTTTTGCCCACGGAAACAATGTTTTTAGGGtcctgagagatagctcagccatcAAGAGTGTATGCTGCTTTTCCAGGTGACCCAactttgatacccagcacccacattaggaaGCTCACAGCCACCTAAAACTCTTACTCCAGGACACAGGACTCCACCTACACCTGCACTCATTTGCACAGACctacatgcacgcacgcacacacatgcatacatgcatgcacacacacactcacaagttttaaaatgttaacaaagtaaaaattaaaataaggaaataaacaaaattcctggtatgcatgcctttaatcccaacagaggaaggcagaggcaagcagatttctgtgagtttgaggccagcctggtctacagagcgagttctaagacagccagggctgttacacagagaaaccctgtctcaaaaaaacaaaaactgaaagaaataactACGAGGCTGCAGATAGCCAGCCAGTAATACACCGGCTATGCAGGCATGAGCGTCTGAACTGGACCCTCGCACCCATGTAAAAAGGCAGCACGTGTTGGCTGGCGTGTGTTTGCACTACCAGTACTGGGCAGACAGACAGGTGGATGCTTAGAGCTCTCTGGATAGCCAGGACAGCCGAATTTGCGAATTTGGTGAGTACTGGTCTCAGTGAgttgagagacctgtctcaaaaacaaaacaaaacaaaaaacaaaaccaggatgaccctctgtgagttcaagaccagcctgatctacattcAGAATTCtagggcagctagggctacataagagaccctgtctcaaaccaacaagcaagcaaatgaaaCACCCCAAAAtagctcctgaggaacaacacccgaAGTTGTCCTCTGCACATGAATACAcccatgagcatacacacacacacacataccatacacatacacaaagaaaaagaaaacactattgtAGATTTAATGCATTTTGAGAATAGtagtttacataaaataaaatctatcttCTTCGTTATTTGTAAGTAAGTAGTTCCTGTTCAGAATTCATCTCATTCACATGACTTTACAGTCATCTCCAGCTCCATGCCAGAGAACCCAGCCACTCCCCATCTTCTGCTCAagtccccagcccccagcccaaGCTCACCACCAACCTACCTTCCACCTCTGTGAATCTTACTACTCTGACTCACATAAGTGGAACCACACAGTCTTCGTCTGACTGGTTAGTCTGGTACAGTATTTTCAAAACACTGAGCATCTTGTACACTTGCATTCACTGATTGATTTATATTTTCTGGCATATTCCTCTAAGATATGATTCCATCCTAAAATAACCAAGCACAAAACCTGTTCAGATCTTGTACTGATTATAGATTTACACAGCATTCATATGCTCATATGAAATTTAAGTTAAGACATGTCataagtaagttttttttttttttaactcagcaGATGACAGTGAATCTGCCCCAGTCCTGGTATAACTTCTGCACAGCTGGTGTCTAGCTACGGGCTGCCGTTGCTGCTGTATACCTCCTAGTCGGGGGATTCTGTGACTTGTGAAGGAGAGTTGTTCAAAAAAGACATAGAGTGGTTACCATTCGGCTAGagaatgggagggagagggagaaagagagctcAAATTATGATGGGATTAGGTCATTTAAGTTTAGGGAAGATGGTCACAGGTGATCCCCGTGGAACAAGAGAAATAGAAAGTTTCTTTTGGGGAAAAGGTTTTTAAGAAAGCAGTAATCTGTTCCCTCCTGGGAACATAGTGATGGCAAAAGCAGACACATTTCTTAAACAATACGCAGCGGAACAGGAAGAATCTGTGAAGTTGAGGAGCGCCCATTGGGATGCCAGCGTGGGACTCCCAGGGGAGTCGGGAGTCTGGACTTGTCTGAGGGAAGAGAAGCTGTGAGACTCGATGGCTATGAGGAAGCTGGAGGACATACAGAGAGAATGTGAGCTGAGGCCTGACTTCTGGCTGAAGGACTGAGGGAAAAATGAAACTGGGATTTGACaggataaaataatattttatttctaagatttttttaaagacagactaAGAGGGTctgaaagagatggctcagcagttaagagcactggctactgatataaaacaaaacagtgttttttttttttttaaaaaaaaaaaagatagttgaaGGAAgggcaaaacaaaaaaagacaacctATAAAAAGATAAAGGGCTTGAGCTGACTTTTCTCCAAAGCAGACAGACAAATGTCTAACAAACACTTGAAATGACGATGAGCATGCTGGGATTGCACACGCATTCGctactgtgtctggcttttaCCATCAGCTTTGCAAGACAACTCCCTAGACCTATGGGAACTGTCCTTTAGTGGTAAAAATTCTATAGACATGAATTAGAGGTTTGTCAAAATTGTCTGAATCTTAATTATCATATTACCCTTATTCATAGGAGGTTAGCTGATGCATTGATACTTTATAGTCAGCCAACTTCACAGTCTAAACAGCTCAGTTTACTAACATTTACATTGTACCTTctggactggtgagatggttcagtgggtaaaggacttGCCACCAATCTTGATGACCCAAATTCAGTCCTTAAGATTTTCatgagtcgggcggtggtggcgcacacctttaatcccagcaccatggaggcagagacaggcgaatctctgtgagtttgaggccagcctggtctacagagcaagttccaggacaggctcaaaagctacagagaaaccctgtctcaaaacccaccccccccaaagagagaaagagagagagagcgctacaTGATAAAGAGAACCAACTGAGAAAGTTGTTCTCGGACTTCCACAAGCacagtgtggtatgtgtgtgtatgtgtgtgtgcatgtttatgtatacatgtatatatatacacatatacatgtgatttaaaatttttaatgtagTTTGCAATTCACAGAAGAGAGTGGAAAGCCATAGGCTGAAAACATCAGACCCATGTGGCATTAAGTTTTCACTGGCTGATGAAGTTTCGTGAAACTGTAGGGATTTTtttaggtgtggtggtacaaatCTGCAGTTCTAGAACTCAGGAGGTTTTCCAGTTTAAGGCCAGTTACTAtaatgagttcaagtccagctcaGCAACCTGAAAAGACCCTTTACTAACATTTCAGAATGACTAGAGATGGTAACTCAATGGGACAGTACTTGCCTTCCAGCGTGCCCATGACTCTGGGCTCAATCCCaatacaaagagaaaacaggagaagagaagaggaggttaAACTTTGTGTTTCAGTGCTGAGGGTGGAGCCAGGTCTTTATACTCTAGGCTATTGCGTTACCATGTGCTTGGCCAAGCGTAAATGGGCTTAGGTCACTaaaactggagaaaagaaagagacagcaTGACTAGAGTGTAACAGTACCAGTCAAGGCACAGAGAAGCAGGTTGCAGGGCAGCTCAGCTGTAGATCCCTTGCCTAGCATTTATAGAGTCAAtgattcaatctccagcacttcatgcctataatctcaatactggggaggtagaggcagaagttCGAAGTCATCcttaactacatagtgagtttgaggtcagactgagCTACATCAGACTCTGTCTCGGGGGTGGAaaaaagagcagagagacagatgGGGCCTGAAAATTCTGTCTATTTGACAGAGAAGAAAGCTATGAAAAACACAATGAGGCCAGAGTAAGGGAGGCTTGGAAAGGGGGGTTCAGGAGGTACATAAACATGGAGGGCAGGCCATGTCTAGATCACTTGACAGAAAGGGTCAAGGGTCAACCAGGCAGCAAGACTGTGGAGACTACCTCTGTGGCTTAGCATCGTGCCCCGTCACAGCAAAGTCTGGGTTTGGTTTCCGGAGCAGGAGGGAAAGAGAGTCACTCTGCTGGAAGTATTACATCAAACGTCCTCCTCCGCCCACACCAACAACTCTGCTGAGATAGCTTTATACCCAGTTTAGAGAGGAGGAACCTGAGTCAGGGAGCTTGACTTTGATCACAGGATGACAGAGTACAGTTTCTGACCCACGTGTAACTTTAgtgctctctgtctgtctgtctgtatgtctttccttatttctttcttcatttaatttttctagGCACAGTTTCTCAATgtagccctgactctcctggaactcagtgtgtagaccaggctagcctcagactcatagagatctgtctgcctctgcctccagagtgctgggattaaaggagtgttccaccactgcctggcttctagaaTGTTTAATGTCATACCTTAACCCAGAAATTTGCCTTTCTTAAACCTAAATGTCATCTCTCTCTTTAGTTCCTCAGCTGTCTACACAAGAAGGACCAGACACATACCCTCCATCATCTTCAGAAGCCCTGAGGAGGTTGTCTTGCCTTCATCTCCGCCTTCAGAGGACATAGGGCTACCTTCCTATGAACAGGCAGTAGCACTGACCAGAAAACACAGCGTCTCACCACCGCCTCCATATCCTGGGCCAGCCAAAGGATTCAGGGTATTTAAAAAGTCAATGTCTCTCCCATCTCACTAAGCCCACCTTGCCGCCTTTCTGTAAGacattcatgtggtttgaatgatTTGTTcttcccaaaacaaaaaaagacttgcCTGTTCAGCTTTCTATGACAAACTGCAAGGAATAAAGAAGCAATACATACTGAACAGAACTCACCACAGTTCTGCTTCCGGCTCGGACTGGAACTGGATCTCTATCATCTTGGTAAGAGACTTCAGCTCCATTTCCTTGAAGTGAAGAAGAAAGTGCCATTTTGCAATGTACGTTGTACTGGTTCATAAATCTTTGTTATAGCTGGGTAGTGTGATGTGTGCCTATAAATGTATGTTGTACTGGCTCAGAAATCTTTGCTATAGCTGGGTAATGCGGTGCGTGCCTATAATCCCCACACCTAGGACACTGAGCTGGGAGGggtgagagttcaaggacagtcttaGCCCtacccagaccctgtctcaaaacaagacaaagttAGTTAGTAGAAGGAGCAAACTAGGAACTGTCAATCATTAGTTTATTTCAAGTCATGATACTGGATCTTCTCTCCATTAGGATTTCTTCTTGGCTGAGAATCCTTCACAGAACTTGACATTTTGGTGTAAATCTGGGGCCTTGATATAATCACCTGGTTTTCTGATTTAATTGGCGCAGAGCCTTCACCAAATTTGCAGGTCTTAGTTTTTTTCACTTGCTATCAATCTTGCTTCCGTGGGATAAGAGGGCCAagagagttttgttgttgtttctaaaaGTTACTATTCATAGGCTTAAGAGACATCTAGTTTGGAAAAGTATCTGAGGTCAAGCCTCAGTATCCatgtctgaaacaaacaaaaacacaaaacaacagcagcagcatgaGTACTTGGATGCatccctataatcctagcactggagagaaGGACATAGGAGAACCCCTGGGGTTGGTAGCTAGCCACTGTAGCTGAATCAGGAacctccaagttcagtgagagacttggTCTCAAAAGTTAAGGTAGAGCCAGTGATGTAGTGCACGCCTTTacacccagcactcaagagacagagatctctgtgagttcaagaccagcttgttctacattgtgaattctaggacagctaaaaagcctgccaaaaaaaaaaaaaaaaaacaagaacaagacagACGGTGgttgtgcacacttttaattccaacacttgggaggcagagacaggtggatctcagtgagttcaaagccagcctggtgtacaaagtgagttccaggacagccaagactgttacacagagaaatctgaaagaaagaaagaaagaaagaaagaaagaaagaaagaaagaaagaaagaaagaaagaaagaaaaaaaggagtgaGTCTAGCAGCGGTGGCGCAAGCATttaattcagcactcaggaggccagcctcgtctacagagttaATTCCAGTACAACTAggactatacagtgaaaccctgtctcaaaaatcataaaaaaaaaattaaaaatgaattaaggtggagagcaactgaagaagataccaggaTCACCCTCTGGCCCCTACATACATGTGTtggcatgcatatgcatatacgCATGCACAATATCGAGCTAGAAGTTTAGTGAGGGAAAGATAGAGGCAAGAGGTTGAGCACTGGTTTCATATGCCTGAGACCCTGGGTGTTAGATTCCTCAGCAATATCAACTGAAGTCATCAGaaagcctttgtgtgtgtgtgtgtgtgtgtgtgtgtgtgtgtgtgtgtgtgtgtgtgtgtgaatattgaACAGAGcatcacacatgctaagcacatgctgTATCATTAAGCTAAACTCTCAGTCTCCCTCATTTCTAGTACAGCCTAACATATGGAAAAACACACCACAGTTTCAGCAGATGCTTCTCTATTGTAGTCATAAGGGTGTAGAAGTGGAAAAGCCTGTGCTTGACATGTGTGCAGGACCATGGGTTAGAGCTCCAGC
Proteins encoded in this window:
- the Prrg4 gene encoding transmembrane gamma-carboxyglutamic acid protein 4, translated to MFPLLIALSQLTRLTLAVPHWTRSLKDSEHVREEVFASKEAANVFMHRRLLYNRFDLELFTPGDLERECYEEFCSYEEAKEIFRDDEKTITFWRDYSLKGPTTRSDANKEKIDVMGLLTGLIAAGVFLVIFGLFGYYLCITKCNRQSYLGSSAVYTRRTRHIPSIIFRSPEEVVLPSSPPSEDIGLPSYEQAVALTRKHSVSPPPPYPGPAKGFRVFKKSMSLPSH